One Dromiciops gliroides isolate mDroGli1 chromosome 3, mDroGli1.pri, whole genome shotgun sequence DNA segment encodes these proteins:
- the LOC122751044 gene encoding myosin light polypeptide 6-like: protein MCDFTEDQTAEFKEAFQLTTRDGKILYSQCGHVMWALDQNSTNVEVLKVLGNSKSDEMNVKVLDFEHFLPMLQTVAKNKDQGTYEDYVEGLRVIDKEGNSTALGDEIWHVLITLGEKMTQEEVEVLVAGHEDSNSCINYEELVRMVLNG, encoded by the coding sequence ATGTGTGACTTCACAGAGGATCAGACAGCTGAGTTCAAGGAGGCCTTCCAGCTGACCACACGGGATGGAAAGATCTTATACAGTCAGTGTGGACACGTGATGTGGGCCCTGGACCAGAACTCCACCAATGTTGAGGTGCTCAAGGTCTTAGGGAATTCCAAGAGCGATGAGATGAATGTGAAGGTGCTGGACTTTGAACACTTTCTGCCAATGCTGCAGACCGTAGCAAAGAATAAGGACCAGGGCACATATGAAGACTATGTAGAGGGGCTTCGGGTGATTGATAAGGAAGGGAATAGCACAGCCTTGGGGGATGAAATATGGCATGTCCTCATCACTCTGGGTGAGAAGATGACACAGGAAGAAGTGGAAGTGTTGGTGGCAGGGCATGAGGACAGCAACAGTTGTATCAACTATGAAGAGCTAGTCCGGATGGTGCTGAATGGCTGA